A window of Verrucomicrobiia bacterium contains these coding sequences:
- a CDS encoding acyltransferase, translating to MDGLRFFAFLSIFICHYYIKNLKRIWFLTYAVPLFFVLSGFLITHILLEYEHVPRRHFLVSFYARRSLRIFPAYYLFITVLLLLGRLQDPAWYFSYTFNMKIFLLSLHGGLDALLKNWQQVNIHLWTLCVEEQFYLIYPALFFLIPSRSRLRWFALLIAASCLLRFWFRIFMPYAYYGTLLPVCGEALLWGGAAACARNKMRETRISSWAWMAMAAALILALIVFWGRGNTKLWALQFRVQRVHSLYLLAFTVIVLTLWNDDRFLLSRILAWGPFYYLGKIGYGLYLYHLSTWDLAAWLTERVPALESVPVILLRLGLTVILASLSWHLFESPLNNLKRFFPYRERQRDAV from the coding sequence ATGGATGGGCTGCGTTTCTTCGCATTCCTGTCCATTTTTATCTGCCACTACTACATCAAAAACCTCAAGAGAATCTGGTTCCTGACTTACGCGGTGCCGCTTTTTTTCGTGCTGAGCGGGTTTTTGATCACGCACATCCTCCTCGAATACGAGCATGTGCCGCGCCGGCATTTCCTGGTTTCGTTTTATGCGCGCCGTTCCCTGCGCATCTTTCCCGCGTATTATCTTTTCATCACCGTGCTTTTGCTGCTGGGAAGGCTGCAGGATCCGGCCTGGTATTTTTCCTACACGTTCAACATGAAAATCTTCCTGCTGAGCCTGCACGGCGGCCTGGACGCGCTCTTGAAAAATTGGCAGCAGGTGAACATCCATTTGTGGACGCTTTGTGTCGAGGAGCAGTTTTATCTTATTTATCCGGCGCTGTTTTTTTTGATCCCGTCCCGCAGCCGGCTGCGGTGGTTTGCGCTTCTGATCGCCGCTTCGTGCCTGCTGCGGTTCTGGTTCCGGATTTTTATGCCGTACGCCTATTACGGCACGCTTTTGCCGGTATGCGGGGAAGCGCTGCTTTGGGGCGGGGCGGCGGCCTGCGCCAGGAACAAGATGCGGGAGACGCGCATTTCCTCCTGGGCCTGGATGGCCATGGCCGCGGCGCTCATCCTCGCTCTCATCGTGTTTTGGGGCAGAGGCAACACGAAACTCTGGGCGCTCCAGTTCCGGGTGCAGCGGGTTCATTCTTTATATCTGCTGGCCTTTACGGTCATCGTGCTGACGCTGTGGAATGACGACCGGTTTCTTCTTTCCCGGATCCTGGCCTGGGGCCCGTTCTATTATTTAGGCAAGATCGGGTACGGTCTTTACCTTTATCACCTGTCGACCTGGGACCTCGCGGCGTGGCTGACGGAGCGCGTACCGGCTCTGGAAAGCGTGCCGGTGATTTTGCTGCGCCTGGGGTTAACTGTTATACTGGCGTCGCTTTCATGGCATTTGTTTGAATCGCCTCTCAATAATCTGAAAAGATTTTTTCCCTACCGGGAAAGGCAGCGCGATGCCGTATAA
- a CDS encoding GNAT family N-acetyltransferase: protein MKTLAGVYCRTMDKPVSEATKDLFLRCFHWKRPEEEWAWRYEPGPYGLFAVQAFEGESLVSHYGGYPVTFSVEGKDIASSQVCDVMTAPTHRDEGTFDRTYCHYIETVREMGCSFMYGFTAQQAKRHHCRLPVRALRKKIGKSWFPKRLFFNCRLWDRFPESVSSIDERCRGEYPCFIRRKADYLNWRYADSTVRKYFCFTVEAGGDEGFLVFSVEGDTARVVDFLAPLALVEDLPRMIDGILARWFGKCRFVEMWHSAHSPVYPHLARAGFEPVPLQVPLFISLIILRPEVFPGQPAEAWIDRHFYYTMGDSDLF from the coding sequence ATGAAAACTCTTGCCGGGGTTTACTGCCGCACCATGGACAAGCCTGTTTCTGAGGCGACCAAGGATCTTTTCTTGCGGTGCTTTCATTGGAAACGCCCGGAAGAGGAGTGGGCATGGCGCTATGAGCCGGGGCCTTACGGGCTTTTTGCGGTCCAGGCTTTTGAAGGGGAAAGCCTGGTCTCGCATTATGGCGGTTATCCCGTGACGTTTTCCGTCGAGGGGAAGGACATTGCAAGCTCGCAGGTGTGCGATGTGATGACCGCGCCCACGCATCGCGATGAGGGGACGTTCGACCGGACTTACTGCCATTACATCGAGACCGTGCGGGAGATGGGGTGCAGCTTCATGTACGGTTTTACGGCCCAGCAGGCCAAGCGCCATCATTGCCGCCTTCCGGTGCGGGCGCTGAGGAAAAAGATCGGGAAAAGCTGGTTTCCGAAGCGGCTTTTTTTCAACTGCAGGCTGTGGGACCGTTTCCCCGAGTCGGTGTCTTCCATCGACGAGCGCTGCCGCGGGGAATATCCGTGCTTTATCAGGCGCAAGGCGGATTATCTCAACTGGCGCTATGCGGATTCGACGGTAAGAAAATATTTTTGTTTTACGGTGGAAGCGGGAGGAGACGAAGGGTTTTTGGTTTTCTCCGTGGAAGGGGATACGGCGCGGGTTGTGGATTTTCTGGCGCCTCTTGCGCTTGTGGAAGATCTGCCGCGCATGATCGACGGGATTCTGGCCCGCTGGTTCGGGAAATGCCGGTTCGTGGAGATGTGGCACAGCGCGCATTCTCCGGTTTATCCTCATCTCGCGCGCGCGGGCTTCGAGCCCGTCCCTTTGCAGGTGCCGCTTTTCATTTCTCTTATTATTTTAAGGCCTGAAGTTTTTCCCGGGCAGCCGGCGGAAGCCTGGATCGACCGCCATTTTTATTACACCATGGGAGATTCCGACCTCTTCTAA
- a CDS encoding PIG-L deacetylase family protein gives MVFAAGAAADRDEAHMMQEPEKIPYRPEPLGRHSVVVLAPHADDEALGPGGSILQHVRGGDAVKIVIVTDDPAQPEERKRECLEAAAKLGVKDVEFLGLKERAHDAALYKKKFRAVFESAGPTLVYLPHAGELHPDHCAVSEAGLAAARGMKPPLWLAFYEVSAPLARVNRLVDITAEMTMKQNAVGCYKTQLAQNDYLNKICALNRYRSYTLGKEVIYAEAYFLARSDGKDFGPPPGWGLKKSPLSFILSPRGRGKGEG, from the coding sequence ATGGTTTTCGCTGCCGGCGCCGCCGCGGATCGTGATGAAGCCCACATGATGCAGGAGCCGGAAAAAATTCCTTACCGCCCCGAACCCCTGGGCCGCCACAGCGTCGTGGTGCTGGCGCCGCACGCGGACGACGAGGCGCTCGGGCCGGGCGGCAGCATCCTCCAGCACGTCCGCGGCGGGGACGCGGTCAAGATCGTGATCGTGACAGACGATCCCGCGCAGCCGGAAGAACGCAAGCGGGAATGCCTCGAGGCCGCGGCAAAGCTCGGCGTGAAAGACGTGGAATTTTTGGGATTGAAAGAGCGGGCGCATGACGCCGCGCTTTATAAAAAGAAGTTCCGGGCCGTGTTTGAAAGCGCGGGGCCCACGCTTGTCTATCTGCCGCACGCGGGGGAATTGCATCCGGACCATTGCGCGGTGTCGGAAGCCGGGCTTGCCGCCGCGCGCGGAATGAAGCCGCCGCTTTGGCTCGCGTTTTACGAAGTGAGCGCGCCGCTCGCGCGCGTCAACCGGCTGGTGGACATCACCGCGGAAATGACCATGAAGCAAAATGCGGTGGGCTGCTACAAAACCCAGCTCGCGCAGAACGATTATCTGAACAAAATTTGCGCGCTGAACCGTTACCGTTCCTACACGCTGGGCAAGGAAGTGATTTATGCCGAGGCGTATTTTCTTGCTCGGAGCGACGGCAAAGATTTTGGTCCGCCGCCTGGATGGGGCCTCAAAAAAAGCCCCCTCTCCTTTATCCTCTCCCCACGGGGGAGAGGGAAGGGTGAGGGGTAA